A region of Spodoptera frugiperda isolate SF20-4 chromosome 26, AGI-APGP_CSIRO_Sfru_2.0, whole genome shotgun sequence DNA encodes the following proteins:
- the LOC118264749 gene encoding eukaryotic translation initiation factor 3 subunit D: MSEHVLPAEEPIRFVAPIIQDNPTGWGPAEMPEQFRDMPYQPFSKGDRLGKISDWTVVQDKKYQNKYASQFGAGSSYAYFHDEDESTFHLVDTTRVQKPPYQRGRARGQRGRGARGARTPGGMTTLNKGNYMRNQRDRKLGKRWGQRGAPMKIRDASVTVRPTWVTIEDMDFPRLAKLSLPGIKEGEDIVCCGTLEYYDKGYDRVNVKHEKALQRIDRIFHTVTTTDDPVIRRLSKTVGTVYATDAILATIMCCTRSNYSWDIVIEKIGDKLFFDKRDNTEFDLLTVNETSVEPPTDDGNSINSPRNLALEATFINHNFSQQVLKNGSNEPKYKFPEPNPFVSEEEEGEVASVGYRYRKWNLNNGVTLVARCEHDAVMQGPQNETQFLSIKALNEWDSKLANGVEWRQKLDTQRGAVLANELRNNSCKLAKWTVQALLAGSDQIKFGYVSRAQVRDNSRHVILGTQQFKPHEFAAQINLSMDNAWGILRCIIDICMKQKDGKYLIMKDPNKPLIRLYDIPDNTFESDASEESGDEQADTPFAPLYSYGNTKRI; the protein is encoded by the exons ATGTCGGAGCATGTGTTACCGGCCGAAGAGCCGATTAGATTTGTAGCTCCAATAATTCAAGATAATCCCACAGGATGGGGCCCCGCCGAAATGCCGGAGCAATTTCGAGACATGCCTTACCAACCTTTCAGTAAAGGTGATCGTTTGGGTAAAATAAGTGATTGGACTGTCGTACAGGACAAGAAATATCAAA ATAAGTATGCCTCTCAATTCGGCGCTGGTTCGTCGTACGCATACTTCCACGATGAAGATGAGAGTACTTTCCATCTGGTGGATACTACAAGGGTGCAGAAGCCTCCATACCAGCGTGGCCGTGCTCGCGGACAGAGGGGCCGCGGTGCCAGGGGCGCGCGCACGCCAGGCGGCATGACTACCCTCAACAAGGGTAACTACATGAGGAAT CAACGGGATCGTAAACTTGGCAAGAGGTGGGGCCAGAGAGGTGCTCCGATGAAGATCCGTGATGCTTCCGTCACTGTACGACCTACCTGGGTCACCATTGAGGACATGGACTTCCCTCGTCTCGCTAAGTTGTCTTTGCCAGGAATTAAAGAAG GTGAAGACATCGTGTGCTGTGGTACATTGGAGTACTATGACAAAGGCTACGATCGTGTCAATGTGAAACACGAGAAGGCGCTGCAGCGTATCGATCGTATCTTCCATACG GTGACTACTACTGACGACCCTGTGATCCGACGGCTCAGTAAGACGGTGGGCACGGTGTACGCCACCGACGCCATCCTGGCCACCATCATGTGCTGCACCCGCTCCAACTACTCCTGGGATATTGTCATTGAGAAGATTG GTGACAAGCTGTTCTTCGACAAGCGTGACAACACTGAATTTGACTTGTTGACTGTGAACGAGACCTCGGTGGAGCCGCCGACTGATGATGGCAACTCCATCAACTCGCCGCGTAACCTCGCGCTCGAAGCTACATTCATCAACCACAACTTCAGCCAACAG GTATTGAAGAATGGTTCCAACGAGCCCAAGTACAAGTTCCCCGAGCCAAATCCGTTTGTGTCTGAGGAGGAAGAAGGTGAGGTAGCCTCCGTAGGGTACCGCTACCGCAAGTGGAACCTTAACAATGGAGTG ACTTTGGTAGCTAGATGCGAACATGACGCTGTGATGCAGGGGCCTCAGAATGAGACCCAGTTCTTGAGCATCAAGGCTCTGAACGAATGGGACTCTAAGCTGGCCAACGGAGTGGAGTGGCGTCAGAAACTCGACACCCAACGTGGTGCCGTACTCGCTAACGAGCTGAGGAACAACTCCTGCAAGCTTGCCAAGTGGACCGTGCAG gCTCTGCTAGCGGGCTCCGATCAGATCAAGTTCGGTTACGTGTCCCGCGCCCAAGTGCGTGACAACTCTCGCCACGTGATCCTCGGCACGCAACAGTTCAAGCCGCACGAGTTTGCGGCACAGATCAACCTGTCCATGGACAACGCTTGGGGCATCCTACGGTGCATCATCGACATCTGTATGAAGCAGAAAGATG GTAAATATCTAATCATGAAGGATCCCAACAAGCCTCTGATCCGCCTGTACGACATCCCGGACAATACTTTCGAGTCGGACGCCTCGGAGGAGAGCGGAGACGAACAAGCAGACACTCCCTTCGCACCACTCTACTCCTACGGGAACACCAAGAGAATTTAG
- the LOC118264156 gene encoding facilitated trehalose transporter Tret1-like isoform X2: MSNKSNRKVQYLAGVCAAFSFTFTGATLAWSSPAIPKFKSGEANVIITDTLLLNTTMPELMYVARFMMGLATGIIAVVTMIYVTEISDKEIRGALGMTVQVMNNLGSLTVYSVGPFVSYKTLNCIILIIPVCYVLLCLWIPESPYYHLKDGRIEAAKKEFMRLKGNQEESLLEEQMNIMSAHVRESMENKTTLRELLTNMRYRKAVYIVTGLKLLQYMTGILVIQSYLEPIFRQSNFVSGPIASIVYGFVQLGAGIGATFLSRWFGRRILLSISCLGVSVAMTLVGLYFFLQDTVQVSEETSRAISWMPLVGILGFNVLYAVGVGNLPYVLQAELFPVNVKGVASSTATMLACILSFLVTKCYQQMKDACGHYMVFWSFAFIGYVGVFFIYFFVPETKGKTLEEVTTNIQDQRPEAQALNTEKIEKA; this comes from the exons ATGTCGAATAAAAGTAATAGAAAAGTGCAATATTTGGCGGGCGTGTGCG CGGCGTTCTCATTTACATTCACTGGAGCTACACTGGCGTGGTCGTCGCCGGCGATTCCAAAGTTCAAAAGTGGTGAAGCGAATGTTATTATCACtgat ACTCTCTTATTGAACACCACTATGCCTGAACTGATGTATGTGGCCAGGTTTATGATGGGACTCGCAACTGGTATTATTGCCGTG GTAACAATGATATATGTAACAGAAATATCGGACAAAGAGATAAGAGGAGCTTTAGGTATGACGGTGCAAGTGATGAACAACTTGGGAAGTCTTACAGTCTACAGCGTTGGTCCCTTTGTTTCATACAAAACTTTGAATTGTATCATACTGATTATACCCGTCTGCTACGTGCTGTTATGTCTTTGGATACCAGAGTCGCCTTACTATCATCTGAAGGATGGAAGAATAGAAGCTGCCAAGAAAGAGTTCATGAGACTAAAAGGAAATCAGGAGGAAAGT ttattaGAAGAGCAGATGAATATAATGAGCGCACACGTGAGAGAGAGCATGGAAAATAAAACTACGTTGAGAGAACTCCTGACCAACATGCGTTATAGGAAGGCTGTATACATTGTCACAG GGTTGAAACTACTGCAGTACATGACTGGTATTTTAGTAATACAGTCGTATTTGGAGCCGATATTTAGACAGAGCAACTTCGTGTCGGGGCCCATCGCTAGTATCGTGTATGGATTCGTGCAGTTGGGGGCAG GTATCGGCGCAACATTCTTGTCAAGATGGTTCGGGCGGCGAATTCTTCTGTCCATATCTTGTCTCGGAGTGTCAGTTGCCATGACACTAGTAGGCCTATACTTCTTCCTCCAGGATACGGTACAAGTCAGCGAGGAAACTTCCCGGGCCATCTCCTGGATGCCACTCGTCGGTATTCTAGGGTTCAACGTCCTCTACGCAGTTGGTGTTGGGAACCTACCTTACGTACTTCAAGCAGAGTTGTTCCCGGTCAACGTCAAAGGTGTAGCTTCAAGCACGGCCACAATGTTAGCCTGTATCCTAAGTTTCCTAGTCACAAAATGTTACCAGCAAATGAAAGATGCTTGCGGCCATTACATGGTCTTCTGGTCTTTCGCCTTTATAGGCTACGTCGgtgtattctttatttatttctttgtaccAGAGACGAAAGGTAAAACTTTAGAAGAGGTTACAACTAACATACAAGACCAGCGTCCCGAGGCGCAAGCACTGAATACAGAGAAAATTGAAAAGGCCTAG
- the LOC118264156 gene encoding facilitated trehalose transporter Tret1-like isoform X1 produces the protein MSNKSNRKVQYLAGVCAAFSFTFTGATLAWSSPAIPKFKSGEANVIITDTQTSWVVSLHSAGALLGCYFGQVLNERAGRRRTFLGSAVPGLLGATLLLNTTMPELMYVARFMMGLATGIIAVVTMIYVTEISDKEIRGALGMTVQVMNNLGSLTVYSVGPFVSYKTLNCIILIIPVCYVLLCLWIPESPYYHLKDGRIEAAKKEFMRLKGNQEESLLEEQMNIMSAHVRESMENKTTLRELLTNMRYRKAVYIVTGLKLLQYMTGILVIQSYLEPIFRQSNFVSGPIASIVYGFVQLGAGIGATFLSRWFGRRILLSISCLGVSVAMTLVGLYFFLQDTVQVSEETSRAISWMPLVGILGFNVLYAVGVGNLPYVLQAELFPVNVKGVASSTATMLACILSFLVTKCYQQMKDACGHYMVFWSFAFIGYVGVFFIYFFVPETKGKTLEEVTTNIQDQRPEAQALNTEKIEKA, from the exons ATGTCGAATAAAAGTAATAGAAAAGTGCAATATTTGGCGGGCGTGTGCG CGGCGTTCTCATTTACATTCACTGGAGCTACACTGGCGTGGTCGTCGCCGGCGATTCCAAAGTTCAAAAGTGGTGAAGCGAATGTTATTATCACtgat ACGCAGACATCATGGGTGGTGTCTCTCCACTCCGCTGGGGCACTCCTCGGTTGCTACTTCGGGCAGGTGTTAAACGAAAGGGCTGGACGTCGCCGTACATTTCTGGGCTCAGCCGTGCCGGGCCTCTTAGGTGCG ACTCTCTTATTGAACACCACTATGCCTGAACTGATGTATGTGGCCAGGTTTATGATGGGACTCGCAACTGGTATTATTGCCGTG GTAACAATGATATATGTAACAGAAATATCGGACAAAGAGATAAGAGGAGCTTTAGGTATGACGGTGCAAGTGATGAACAACTTGGGAAGTCTTACAGTCTACAGCGTTGGTCCCTTTGTTTCATACAAAACTTTGAATTGTATCATACTGATTATACCCGTCTGCTACGTGCTGTTATGTCTTTGGATACCAGAGTCGCCTTACTATCATCTGAAGGATGGAAGAATAGAAGCTGCCAAGAAAGAGTTCATGAGACTAAAAGGAAATCAGGAGGAAAGT ttattaGAAGAGCAGATGAATATAATGAGCGCACACGTGAGAGAGAGCATGGAAAATAAAACTACGTTGAGAGAACTCCTGACCAACATGCGTTATAGGAAGGCTGTATACATTGTCACAG GGTTGAAACTACTGCAGTACATGACTGGTATTTTAGTAATACAGTCGTATTTGGAGCCGATATTTAGACAGAGCAACTTCGTGTCGGGGCCCATCGCTAGTATCGTGTATGGATTCGTGCAGTTGGGGGCAG GTATCGGCGCAACATTCTTGTCAAGATGGTTCGGGCGGCGAATTCTTCTGTCCATATCTTGTCTCGGAGTGTCAGTTGCCATGACACTAGTAGGCCTATACTTCTTCCTCCAGGATACGGTACAAGTCAGCGAGGAAACTTCCCGGGCCATCTCCTGGATGCCACTCGTCGGTATTCTAGGGTTCAACGTCCTCTACGCAGTTGGTGTTGGGAACCTACCTTACGTACTTCAAGCAGAGTTGTTCCCGGTCAACGTCAAAGGTGTAGCTTCAAGCACGGCCACAATGTTAGCCTGTATCCTAAGTTTCCTAGTCACAAAATGTTACCAGCAAATGAAAGATGCTTGCGGCCATTACATGGTCTTCTGGTCTTTCGCCTTTATAGGCTACGTCGgtgtattctttatttatttctttgtaccAGAGACGAAAGGTAAAACTTTAGAAGAGGTTACAACTAACATACAAGACCAGCGTCCCGAGGCGCAAGCACTGAATACAGAGAAAATTGAAAAGGCCTAG
- the LOC118264761 gene encoding uncharacterized protein LOC118264761 translates to MDEAVNNEDTKYSSIKQNPKALLKLVNTYVRVQLIKDCAYVGFVHSIDPVTNSIILSVPQDNGYQTIIVPGHAVLDITQEELLDHIKPPQKKESHADTPEEILKRKAKLISWFKTNLLPVTERDDKIIIGNVTLLRPYKISDISADNPIVAMQIKNVIESMPENFQPK, encoded by the exons ATGGATGAGGCTGTGAACAATGAAGATACCAAGTACAGTTCCATTAAACAAAATCCGAAAGCTTTATTAAAACTTGTGAATACATATGTTAGAGTTCAACTTATTAAGGATTGCGCTTATGTTGGTTTTGTGCACTCTATTGACCCAGTAACAAACAG TATTATCCTGTCTGTACCTCAAGATAATGGATATCAAACAATTATAGTACCCGGCCACGCTGTGCTTGACATTACACAAGAAGAGTTATTGGATCACATCAAACCTCCACAGAAGAAAGAAAGCCATGCAGACACACcagaagaaatattaaaaagaaaagcaaaACTTATTTCCTGGTTCAAAACAAATTTGTTGCCAGTTACAGAACGAGATGATAAAATAATCATAGGAAATGTGACTCTATTGAGGCCGTACAAGATATCAGATATTAGTGCAGACAATCCAATTGTTgctatgcaaataaaaaatgttattgaaagCATGCCTGAGAACTTTCagccaaaataa
- the LOC118281064 gene encoding piggyBac transposable element-derived protein 3-like — protein MDPRRFYGGIHTILKDFPDSSADEDLSDDEQLTNRRRKVLPPLCIPESEESDSVSDDNIPLSHLASSSTRTSRAEKPRWRDGFLERAETDLQFTGDISLPLEITTLNTPYQFFKYLFTDDIFLYISQETNKYAVEKRPEKPSNITVKELEQFIGICLYMSIVQLPSTRFYWNEDMGYPKVSTIMSCNRFEEIKRFIHFNDNLTQIPKGQPGHNPLHKIQPLLELLRQRILTVPKEQYMAVDEQIIPTKSRSSMRQYNPKKPHKWGYKNFVLSGSSGFSFDFEIYTGAQGPVQSDTNLPKISTSSDVVVRLSRTIPEGLNYKLFFDNWYTSLPLLTYLNKKGILPIGTIKANRIPGYKVPVEKDLKKKGRGTTVEKLTTIDNTDISVVTWYDNRVVNLASTYVGSKPSSEVRRFNKKEKTYQNVSCPKAVTVYNRHMGGVDLLDALLGYYRIQIRSKKFYHRIFFHMIDMMTVNAWLLYRRTLADSDPYLPFSRLQMRSS, from the coding sequence ATGGATCCTAGACGATTTTACGGCGGTATCCATACGATTCTCAAGGATTTTCCGGACAGCAGTGCTGATGAGGACCTATCAGATGACGAGCAACTAACGAATAGAAGACGAAAGGTACTACCACCTCTCTGTATTCCAGAATCTGAGGAGTCTGACTCAGTTTCTGATGATAATATACCTTTATCTCATCTTGCTTCTTCGTCAACAAGGACTTCAAGGGCTGAAAAGCCTCGATGGAGGGATGGATTTTTGGAAAGAGCTGAAACTGATTTACAGTTTACTGGAGACATTTCTTTGCCTCTAGAAATCACAACGTTGAATACCCCGTACcagtttttcaaatatttattcacgGACGACATTTTTCTATATATATCTCAAGAAACTAATAAATATGCAGTCGAAAAGCGACcagaaaagcccagtaatattacTGTAAAAGAACTTGAACAGTTTATTGGTATTTGCCTTTACATGTCGATAGTTCAGTTACCCTCTACAAGATTTTATTGGAATGAGGATATGGGGTACCCAAAAGTTAGTACAATAATGTCTTGTAATCGTTTCGAAGAAATCAAacgttttattcattttaacgATAATTTGACACAAATACCAAAAGGTCAGCCAGGACATAACCCACTTCACAAAATCCAACCATTATTGGAGCTTTTAAGGCAAAGAATTTTGACAGTTCCTAAAGAACAGTATATGGCTGTTGATGAACAAATTATACCTACCAAGAGCAGATCATCTATGCGGCAGTACAACCCTAAGAAACCCCACAAATGGGGCTACAAAAACTTTGTCCTTAGCGGCAGTTCAGgatttagttttgattttgaaatatataCTGGAGCTCAGGGACCTGTACAATCTGACACTAATTTGCCAAAAATAAGTACTAGCAGTGACGTCGTAGTTCGCCTTTCTAGGACAATACCAGAAGGACTCAATTACAAACTATTCTTTGATAACTGGTACACGTCACTACCCCTTTTGACGTACCTTAACAAAAAAGGTATTTTACCAATAGGCACCATAAAAGCTAATCGTATCCCAGGCTACAAGGTTCCAGttgaaaaagatttaaaaaaaaaaggccgAGGAACTACTGTAGAAAAATTGACCACAATTGACAACACTGATATATCAGTAGTGACCTGGTACGACAACAGAGTTGTGAACTTAGCTTCAACTTATGTTGGCAGCAAACCATCATCTGAAGTTCGacgtttcaataaaaaagaaaaaacatatcaaaatgTATCATGTCCAAAGGCAGTCACGGTTTATAATAGACATATGGGTGGCGTGGACTTATTAGACGCTCTTCTTGGCTATTATAGAATTCAGATTAGATCGAAAAAGTTCTACCACCGCATATTTTTCCATATGATTGATATGATGACAGTTAATGCGTGGTTGTTATACAGGAGAACTTTAGCGGATTCAGACCCATATTTACCTTTCAGCCGACTTCAAATGCGCAGTAGCTGA